The Streptomyces cynarae genome contains a region encoding:
- a CDS encoding methylated-DNA--[protein]-cysteine S-methyltransferase yields the protein MKQHTIIDSPYGPLTLVADDGVLCGLYMTDQRHRPSEETFGERKEGAFAEAEEQLEAYFSGELKDFTLELRMNGTPFQRDVWEQLRRIPYGETRSYGQLADALGKPGASRAVGLANGRNPIGIIVPCHRVIGASGGLTGYGGGLDRKRRLLEFERGSALF from the coding sequence GTGAAGCAGCACACGATCATCGACAGCCCCTACGGCCCCCTCACCCTGGTCGCCGACGACGGCGTCCTGTGCGGCCTCTACATGACCGACCAGCGCCACCGCCCATCGGAGGAGACCTTCGGTGAGCGGAAGGAGGGTGCCTTCGCCGAAGCGGAGGAGCAGCTGGAGGCCTACTTCTCAGGCGAGTTGAAGGACTTCACCCTCGAACTGCGCATGAACGGCACCCCGTTCCAGCGCGACGTCTGGGAGCAGCTGCGCCGCATCCCCTACGGCGAGACCCGCTCCTACGGCCAACTGGCCGACGCCCTCGGCAAGCCCGGCGCCTCCCGCGCGGTGGGCCTGGCCAACGGCAGGAACCCCATCGGCATCATCGTCCCCTGCCACCGGGTCATCGGTGCGAGCGGCGGCCTGACGGGCTACGGCGGCGGACTGGACCGCAAGCGCCGACTGCTGGAGTTCGAACGGGGATCGGCGTTGTTCTAG
- a CDS encoding SIR2 family NAD-dependent protein deacylase — protein MTRPLVAVLSGAGISTDSGIPDYRGPNGLWRRDPEAEKLVTYASYMSDPEIRRRSWQMRRQNQALNAEPNAAHRAVAGLERSGVPVRVITQNVDGLHQLAGMPARKVLELHGTARSVVCTRCHARGPMEDALARVEAREDDPPCLECGGILKSATVMFGERLDPEVLGEAVAITKVCTVFIAVGSSLQVHPAAALAGLAADHGARLIIVNAEPTPYDDRADEVVREPIGTALPKLLGLFSEQWGAAPG, from the coding sequence ATGACCAGGCCTCTCGTCGCCGTCCTCAGCGGCGCCGGTATCTCCACCGACTCCGGCATCCCCGACTATCGCGGACCGAACGGGCTGTGGCGACGGGACCCCGAGGCCGAGAAGCTCGTGACGTACGCGTCCTACATGAGCGATCCGGAGATCCGGCGGCGCTCGTGGCAGATGCGGCGGCAGAACCAGGCCCTGAACGCCGAGCCGAACGCCGCGCACCGGGCCGTGGCCGGGCTGGAGCGGTCCGGGGTGCCCGTGCGGGTGATCACGCAGAACGTGGACGGGCTGCACCAGCTCGCCGGGATGCCCGCCCGCAAGGTGCTCGAACTGCACGGCACCGCCCGCAGCGTGGTCTGCACGCGGTGCCATGCACGCGGCCCGATGGAGGACGCGCTGGCCCGGGTCGAGGCCCGGGAGGACGACCCGCCGTGCCTGGAGTGCGGCGGGATCCTGAAGTCGGCGACCGTGATGTTCGGCGAGCGGCTGGACCCGGAGGTGCTGGGCGAGGCCGTCGCGATCACCAAGGTGTGCACGGTGTTCATCGCGGTCGGCAGCAGCCTCCAGGTCCATCCCGCCGCCGCTCTCGCCGGCCTGGCCGCCGACCACGGGGCCCGGCTGATCATCGTCAACGCCGAGCCGACGCCGTACGACGACCGGGCCGACGAGGTCGTACGGGAGCCGATCGGCACCGCACTCCCCAAGCTGCTGGGCTTGTTCAGTGAGCAGTGGGGCGCTGCCCCGGGGTGA
- a CDS encoding NUDIX domain-containing protein, with protein sequence MTTPDFAAYIASLPRVLSGAAALFRDAEGRVLLVEPNYREGWALPGGTIESDDGETPRQGARRETLEEIGLDRELGRLLAVDWVHGAGRPPLVAYLYDGGILGKDDLKAIRLQEEELLSWRLVPREELTDHLPGSLGRRVLAALDVLADGAGTAELENGHRVG encoded by the coding sequence ATGACGACTCCAGACTTCGCTGCGTACATCGCGTCCCTCCCCCGTGTCCTGTCGGGCGCGGCCGCCCTCTTCCGCGACGCCGAAGGCCGGGTGCTGCTCGTCGAGCCGAACTACCGTGAGGGCTGGGCGCTCCCGGGCGGCACCATCGAGTCGGACGACGGCGAGACCCCGCGTCAGGGTGCGCGCCGCGAGACGCTGGAGGAGATCGGCCTCGACCGCGAGCTGGGCCGGCTGCTCGCGGTCGACTGGGTGCACGGGGCGGGACGCCCGCCCCTGGTCGCCTACCTGTACGACGGCGGGATCCTCGGTAAGGACGACCTCAAGGCGATCCGGCTGCAGGAGGAGGAACTGCTCTCCTGGCGTCTGGTGCCCCGCGAGGAGCTCACCGACCACCTGCCCGGCTCCCTCGGCCGCCGCGTGCTCGCCGCCCTCGACGTGCTCGCGGACGGCGCGGGCACGGCGGAGCTGGAGAACGGCCACCGGGTCGGCTGA
- a CDS encoding flagellar basal body-associated FliL family protein: MKPFPPAAALAGCVLTLAAVTGCSAASEPSERPAVEAASAPPPGGCPTAASLPLPKDFPADLPVPEGAVVTSVEHRTGDRLVVSTVVRGGFDSALAFLQKHLPKAGYALKEGEVEEDDAESNFSSRTVEGRWTLRTMPDCAGGVYLTYLTSAVS, encoded by the coding sequence GTGAAGCCGTTCCCGCCCGCCGCCGCGCTGGCCGGCTGCGTCCTCACCCTGGCGGCCGTCACCGGGTGCTCGGCCGCGAGTGAGCCGTCGGAGCGGCCGGCCGTGGAGGCCGCCTCCGCACCGCCGCCCGGCGGCTGCCCCACCGCCGCCTCACTTCCGCTGCCCAAGGACTTCCCGGCCGACCTGCCGGTGCCCGAGGGCGCGGTCGTGACCTCGGTGGAGCACCGCACCGGCGACCGGCTGGTCGTGTCCACCGTCGTCCGCGGCGGCTTCGACTCAGCGCTCGCCTTCCTGCAGAAACACCTCCCCAAGGCCGGATACGCGCTGAAGGAGGGCGAGGTGGAGGAGGACGACGCCGAGTCGAACTTCTCCTCCCGGACGGTGGAAGGCCGCTGGACTCTTCGGACGATGCCCGACTGCGCGGGAGGTGTGTACCTGACGTACCTGACGTCCGCCGTCTCCTGA
- a CDS encoding sialidase family protein — protein MALVAGALPGVSADAATPASGSVSDTAPTTTWSGGPFAVPNVSGTTGTVSCGDPQLCDDYALKVTVPTGYDTGHSLRIDIKWPDSAADFDLYVLDSSGHVVAASASSSDPETVLLPAVTASYTVRVVPYAPLGDGFTGTAGLVTDPADPPPSTATPPTYADSSAPDSIADAHNAGEPSIGVDRATGAAMFQAYTSTLKVTYDGAGTATWQDKSANAAGGCPQGSLTSLDPILFTDPATHRTFESQLAGKTALTCYTDDDGETWTPTGGSGINSGVDHQTIGGGPFAPGGPGALTSYPDAVYYCSQDIADASCAVSRDGGLTYGPAVPMYSLLDCGGLHGHVKVAPDGTVYVPNKGCGGNQAVAVSEDNGLTWTVRKNPSSTPGDSDPSVGVGAGGTVYMGYQSSDGTARIAVSHDKGRTWLYDQNVGAALGIKNIVFPAVTAGDDNRAAFAFLGTTTGGDYQDTAGFKGVWHLYVATTYDGGQSWVTVDATPTDPVQRGSICTGGTTCGQDRNLLDFIDVTLDAQGRVLVAYADGCTGACATGGAQNYDALASIARQSSGNTLYGAYDAMVAGKHKKTEGGR, from the coding sequence GTGGCTCTCGTGGCCGGCGCCCTGCCCGGTGTGTCGGCCGACGCCGCCACTCCAGCCTCCGGATCGGTCAGCGACACCGCGCCCACCACCACATGGAGCGGCGGACCCTTCGCCGTCCCGAACGTCTCCGGCACCACGGGCACCGTCAGCTGCGGCGACCCGCAACTGTGCGACGACTATGCGCTGAAGGTGACGGTGCCCACCGGCTACGACACCGGTCACAGCCTGCGCATCGACATCAAGTGGCCTGACAGCGCCGCCGACTTCGACCTGTACGTCCTCGACTCCAGCGGTCACGTCGTGGCCGCCTCGGCCTCCAGCAGCGACCCCGAGACCGTGCTGCTCCCGGCGGTGACGGCGTCGTACACCGTGCGCGTGGTGCCGTACGCACCGCTCGGCGACGGCTTCACCGGCACCGCGGGCCTGGTCACCGACCCGGCCGATCCGCCGCCGAGTACGGCGACCCCGCCGACGTACGCCGACTCCTCGGCACCGGACAGCATCGCGGACGCGCACAACGCCGGTGAACCCTCGATCGGTGTCGACCGCGCGACCGGCGCCGCGATGTTCCAGGCCTACACCTCGACGCTCAAGGTCACCTACGACGGCGCGGGCACCGCCACCTGGCAGGACAAGAGCGCGAACGCGGCGGGCGGCTGCCCCCAGGGCAGCCTCACCAGCCTCGACCCGATCCTGTTCACCGACCCGGCCACCCATCGCACCTTCGAGTCGCAGCTCGCCGGGAAGACCGCCCTGACCTGCTACACCGACGACGACGGCGAGACGTGGACACCGACGGGCGGCTCGGGCATCAACTCGGGAGTCGACCACCAGACGATCGGCGGCGGCCCCTTCGCGCCGGGCGGTCCTGGTGCCCTCACCTCCTACCCCGACGCCGTCTACTACTGCTCCCAGGACATCGCCGACGCCTCCTGCGCGGTCAGCCGGGACGGCGGTCTGACGTACGGGCCGGCCGTCCCGATGTACTCCCTGCTGGACTGCGGCGGACTGCACGGGCATGTGAAGGTCGCCCCGGACGGCACGGTCTACGTGCCCAACAAGGGCTGCGGCGGCAACCAGGCCGTGGCCGTGTCCGAGGACAACGGGCTGACGTGGACCGTCCGCAAGAACCCCTCCAGCACCCCCGGTGACTCCGACCCGAGCGTGGGGGTCGGCGCCGGCGGGACCGTCTACATGGGCTACCAGAGCAGCGACGGCACCGCGCGGATCGCCGTCAGCCACGACAAGGGCAGGACGTGGCTGTACGACCAGAACGTCGGCGCGGCCCTCGGCATCAAGAACATCGTCTTCCCGGCCGTGACCGCGGGTGACGACAACCGCGCCGCCTTCGCCTTCCTGGGCACCACCACCGGGGGCGACTACCAGGACACGGCCGGCTTCAAGGGCGTCTGGCACCTGTACGTGGCCACCACCTATGACGGCGGGCAGTCCTGGGTCACCGTCGACGCCACCCCCACCGACCCGGTCCAGAGGGGGTCCATCTGCACCGGCGGCACCACCTGCGGCCAGGACCGCAACCTTCTGGACTTCATCGACGTCACCCTCGACGCCCAGGGCCGCGTGCTCGTCGCCTACGCCGACGGCTGCACCGGTGCCTGCGCCACCGGGGGCGCGCAGAACTACGACGCGCTGGCCTCCATCGCCCGCCAGTCCTCCGGCAACACGCTGTACGGCGCGTACGACGCCATGGTCGCCGGCAAGCACAAGAAGACCGAGGGAGGCCGATAG
- a CDS encoding ADP-ribosylglycohydrolase family protein yields the protein MTPVGTDLADRVLGGWLGRIAGNMLGKPVERGDVWTRERIDRYLRQASALPLTDYLPEPATESDALDLRPEWRQCVRGRIHGSCRDDDVDYAVLGLDLLETHGFGFSTEQVGDQWLLRLPYLQTFTAERAAYRNLAGGLKPPLTATYDNPYQEWIGALIRADVYGWTSPGVPRRAASLARRDAVLSHTGNGVYGAMWAAALISAAFTAPTVRHALDTALTVIPASSRLARTVRRVISLHETRLSWEETLDAVSEETAGLGWIHTVPNAGVITAGLLYGDGDFTRTIALTVRGGLDTDSNGATAGSVAGVLTGAEAIPARWKDPLEDTVRSAVFGFDGVRISELAERTLRLAEAEAA from the coding sequence ATGACCCCTGTGGGCACCGATCTCGCGGACCGCGTCCTCGGCGGCTGGCTGGGCCGGATCGCCGGCAACATGCTCGGCAAGCCGGTCGAGCGGGGCGATGTGTGGACGAGGGAGCGCATCGACCGCTATCTGCGGCAGGCCTCGGCACTGCCGCTCACCGACTACCTGCCCGAGCCCGCCACCGAGAGCGACGCCCTCGACCTGCGCCCCGAGTGGCGTCAGTGCGTACGCGGTCGCATCCACGGCAGCTGCCGCGACGACGACGTCGACTACGCCGTCCTGGGCCTGGACCTGCTGGAGACGCACGGCTTCGGCTTCAGCACCGAGCAGGTCGGCGACCAGTGGCTGCTCAGGCTGCCGTATCTGCAGACGTTCACGGCCGAGCGGGCCGCCTACCGCAATCTCGCGGGCGGCCTCAAACCCCCGCTGACGGCCACCTACGACAACCCCTACCAGGAGTGGATCGGCGCCCTGATCCGCGCCGACGTCTACGGCTGGACCAGCCCGGGCGTCCCGCGCCGCGCCGCCTCGCTGGCCCGCCGGGACGCGGTCCTGTCGCACACCGGGAACGGGGTGTACGGGGCGATGTGGGCGGCCGCGCTGATCTCGGCGGCGTTCACCGCGCCCACCGTCCGGCACGCGCTCGACACCGCGCTGACGGTGATCCCCGCGAGCAGCCGCCTCGCCCGCACCGTACGCCGGGTGATCTCGCTCCACGAGACCCGGCTGAGCTGGGAGGAGACGCTGGACGCGGTCTCGGAGGAGACCGCCGGGCTCGGCTGGATCCACACCGTTCCGAACGCGGGTGTCATCACGGCCGGGCTGTTGTACGGCGACGGCGACTTCACCCGCACGATCGCGCTGACTGTGCGCGGCGGCCTGGACACCGACTCCAACGGCGCGACCGCGGGCTCGGTCGCGGGCGTCCTCACCGGCGCGGAAGCGATCCCCGCGCGGTGGAAGGACCCCTTGGAGGACACGGTCCGCAGCGCCGTCTTCGGCTTCGACGGTGTCCGCATCAGCGAGCTGGCGGAACGGACCCTGCGGCTCGCGGAAGCCGAGGCCGCCTGA
- a CDS encoding esterase/lipase family protein: MKRPLVAAAVAAAGVLLAVQASGPAQASSSSTFDSTSDPILFVHGYTGDGSNWNTMAGRFNADGWPSSYLDQWSYDWHQSNSTTAQQLSTEVDRLLAATGATKVDIVSHSMGGLSSRYYLKNLGGTSKVDAWVSLGGPNHGTDTANSCFDTSCTEMRIGSSFLTALNSGDETPGSPRYATWWSPCDTVINPDSSVSLSGAANSETACLSHTDLLTDTTVYAQTRDMINR; this comes from the coding sequence GTGAAGAGACCCCTCGTGGCCGCGGCAGTCGCCGCGGCCGGTGTCCTCCTCGCCGTCCAGGCGTCGGGTCCCGCCCAGGCGTCAAGCAGTTCCACCTTCGACTCCACCAGCGATCCCATCCTCTTCGTGCACGGCTACACCGGTGACGGCAGCAACTGGAACACGATGGCCGGCCGCTTCAACGCGGACGGCTGGCCGTCCTCCTACCTCGACCAGTGGTCCTATGACTGGCACCAGTCGAACTCCACGACCGCCCAGCAGCTGTCCACCGAGGTCGACCGTCTCCTCGCGGCAACCGGCGCCACCAAGGTCGACATCGTCAGCCACTCCATGGGAGGGCTCTCCTCGCGCTACTACCTGAAGAACCTCGGCGGGACCTCGAAGGTCGACGCCTGGGTGTCACTGGGCGGCCCTAACCACGGGACGGACACCGCCAACAGCTGCTTCGACACCTCTTGCACCGAGATGCGCATCGGCTCCAGCTTCCTCACCGCCCTGAACTCCGGCGACGAGACACCGGGCTCGCCCCGTTACGCAACCTGGTGGTCGCCCTGCGACACGGTGATCAACCCGGACAGTTCCGTGTCCCTGTCCGGCGCGGCCAACAGCGAGACCGCCTGCCTCAGCCACACCGACCTGCTCACAGACACCACGGTCTACGCCCAGACCCGGGACATGATCAACCGCTGA
- the pssA gene encoding CDP-diacylglycerol--serine O-phosphatidyltransferase has product MPEAAEVDDEEEMPLSLRLSIADTLTLGNATCGFMAVYFTTTGILIPHLTGNDESAGMARHSAATAVILMLCAAVFDLFDGLVARKLRSSPMGAELDNLSDLISFGLAPAYFVLVYGMVADDAHQRVAAVGAIVVLLAVVLRLARFSCVTMKDGMFQGMPSPFGALTVVSIVLLELPFFATLLAILGTAWLMVSRVEYPKPRGRLAVAMLSWIVLSMGLLAAWAFDAPSGQLLLQTGCALQLVMGAVIPLFATARRVNNFRGNRREARAAQLP; this is encoded by the coding sequence GTGCCGGAGGCCGCCGAGGTGGACGACGAGGAGGAGATGCCCCTCTCGCTCCGCCTCTCAATAGCGGACACGCTCACCCTCGGCAACGCCACGTGCGGGTTCATGGCGGTGTACTTCACCACCACCGGGATCCTCATCCCGCACCTGACGGGCAACGACGAGTCGGCGGGCATGGCCCGGCACAGCGCGGCCACGGCGGTCATCCTGATGCTGTGCGCGGCGGTCTTCGACCTGTTCGACGGCCTGGTGGCGAGGAAGCTGCGGTCGTCGCCGATGGGCGCCGAGCTGGACAACCTCTCGGACCTGATCAGCTTCGGCCTGGCGCCGGCGTACTTCGTGCTGGTCTACGGCATGGTGGCGGACGACGCGCACCAGAGGGTGGCCGCGGTCGGTGCGATCGTGGTGCTGCTGGCGGTGGTGCTTCGCCTTGCGCGCTTCTCGTGCGTGACGATGAAGGACGGGATGTTCCAGGGGATGCCGTCGCCGTTCGGCGCGCTGACGGTCGTCTCGATCGTCCTGCTGGAGCTGCCGTTCTTCGCCACGCTGCTGGCGATCCTGGGGACGGCGTGGCTGATGGTGAGCCGGGTGGAGTACCCGAAGCCGCGGGGCCGGCTCGCGGTGGCGATGCTGTCGTGGATCGTCCTGTCGATGGGACTGCTGGCGGCGTGGGCCTTCGACGCGCCGAGCGGTCAGCTGCTGCTTCAGACGGGCTGCGCGCTGCAGCTGGTCATGGGCGCGGTGATCCCGCTGTTCGCCACGGCACGCCGGGTGAACAACTTCCGTGGCAATCGCCGGGAGGCGCGGGCGGCGCAGTTGCCGTAG
- a CDS encoding acyl-CoA dehydrogenase family protein produces the protein MARLAQTAGLTDIQQEILSTVRDFVDKEIIPVATELEHRDEYPQQIVDGLKELGLFGLMIPEEYGGLGESLLTYALCVEEIARGWMSVSGIINTHFIVAYMLKQHGTQEQKDYFLPKMALGEIRGAFSMSEPGLGSDVSAITSKAVKDGDEYVLTGQKMWLTNGGTSSLVAVLVRSDEGHPEGTAPHKSMTTFLVEKEPGFGEVRPGLTIPGKIDKMGYKGVDTTELIMDGLRIPANRVLGGVTGRGFYQMMDGVEVGRVNVAARGCGVAQRAFELGVSYAQQRHTFGKPIAQHQAIQFKLAEMATKVEAAHAMMVNAARKKDSGERNDLEAGMAKYLASEYCKEVVEDAFRIHGGYGFSKEYEIERLYREAPMLLIGEGTAEIQKMIIGRRLLEEYRLQG, from the coding sequence ATGGCCCGACTCGCCCAGACCGCCGGTCTGACGGACATCCAGCAGGAGATCCTCTCCACCGTCCGGGACTTTGTCGACAAAGAGATCATTCCGGTCGCGACCGAGCTCGAGCACCGCGACGAGTACCCGCAGCAGATCGTCGACGGCCTCAAGGAGCTGGGCCTGTTCGGTCTGATGATCCCCGAGGAGTACGGGGGTCTGGGCGAGTCGCTCCTGACCTACGCGCTGTGCGTGGAGGAGATCGCCCGCGGCTGGATGTCGGTGTCCGGCATCATCAACACGCACTTCATCGTGGCGTACATGCTCAAGCAGCACGGCACGCAGGAGCAGAAGGACTACTTCCTGCCGAAGATGGCGCTCGGCGAGATCCGGGGCGCCTTCTCGATGTCGGAGCCGGGACTGGGCTCCGATGTGTCCGCGATCACGTCGAAGGCGGTCAAGGACGGCGACGAGTACGTCCTGACCGGCCAGAAGATGTGGCTGACCAACGGCGGCACGTCCTCGCTCGTCGCCGTCCTCGTACGAAGTGATGAAGGACACCCCGAGGGCACCGCGCCCCACAAGTCGATGACGACCTTCCTGGTGGAGAAGGAGCCCGGCTTCGGCGAGGTCCGCCCCGGCCTCACCATCCCCGGGAAGATCGACAAGATGGGCTACAAGGGGGTCGACACCACCGAGCTCATCATGGACGGCCTGCGCATTCCGGCCAATCGGGTGCTCGGCGGGGTCACCGGCCGGGGCTTCTACCAGATGATGGACGGCGTCGAGGTCGGCCGGGTGAACGTAGCGGCCCGTGGCTGCGGGGTCGCTCAGCGTGCCTTCGAGCTCGGCGTGTCGTACGCGCAGCAGCGGCACACCTTCGGCAAGCCGATCGCCCAGCACCAGGCCATCCAGTTCAAACTGGCGGAAATGGCCACCAAGGTCGAGGCGGCGCATGCCATGATGGTGAACGCGGCACGCAAAAAGGACTCCGGTGAACGAAACGACCTCGAAGCGGGGATGGCGAAGTACCTCGCCTCCGAGTACTGCAAGGAGGTCGTGGAGGACGCCTTCCGGATCCACGGCGGCTACGGCTTCTCCAAGGAGTACGAGATCGAGCGCCTCTACCGCGAGGCCCCGATGCTGCTGATCGGTGAAGGTACCGCCGAAATCCAGAAAATGATCATCGGTCGCCGACTGCTCGAAGAGTATCGACTCCAGGGTTAG
- a CDS encoding MaoC family dehydratase — MQFGRTYEEFEVGATYKHWPGKTVTEYDDHLFCLLTMNHHPLHMDTNYAEKTTDFGRNVVVGNYIYSLLLGMSVPDISGKAIANLEIESLKHVAPTFHGDTIYGETTVLDKWPSKSKNDRGIVHVETKGYKQDGTLVCVFRRKVMVPTETYIKERGGEQPGRPTASN; from the coding sequence ATGCAGTTCGGACGGACCTACGAGGAGTTCGAGGTCGGGGCGACGTACAAGCACTGGCCGGGCAAGACGGTCACGGAGTACGACGACCACCTGTTCTGTCTCCTCACCATGAACCACCACCCGCTCCACATGGACACGAACTATGCGGAGAAGACGACGGACTTCGGCAGGAACGTCGTCGTGGGCAACTACATCTACTCGCTGCTGCTCGGCATGTCCGTCCCGGACATCTCCGGCAAGGCGATCGCCAACCTGGAGATCGAGTCGCTCAAGCACGTGGCGCCGACCTTCCACGGCGACACGATCTACGGCGAGACGACCGTGCTCGACAAGTGGCCCTCGAAGTCGAAGAACGACCGCGGCATCGTCCACGTCGAGACGAAGGGCTACAAGCAGGACGGCACCCTCGTGTGCGTGTTCCGCCGCAAGGTGATGGTGCCGACCGAGACGTACATCAAGGAGCGCGGCGGCGAGCAGCCGGGCCGCCCGACAGCGTCCAATTAA
- a CDS encoding HpcH/HpaI aldolase/citrate lyase family protein yields MTTPVNRLRPRRSCLAVPGSNPRFLEKAQGLPADQVFLDLEDACAPLAKPEARHTIVKFLNEGDWTGKTRVVRVNDWTTEWTYRDVVTVVEGAGPNLDCIMLPKVQSAEQIVALDLLLTQIEKTMGFEVGRIGIEAQIENAQGLNNVNAIAQASPRIETIIFGPADFMASINMKSLVVGEQPPGYPADAYHYILMKILMAARANNLQAIDGPYLQIRNVDGFREVAGRAAALGFDGKWVLHPGQVDAANEVFSPSQEDYDHAELILDAYEYYTSEAGGKKGSAMLGDEMIDEASRKMALVVAGKGRAAGMQRTSKFDIPEA; encoded by the coding sequence ATGACCACCCCCGTCAACCGCCTTCGCCCCCGGCGCTCCTGCCTGGCGGTACCGGGCTCGAACCCCCGCTTCCTGGAGAAGGCGCAGGGCCTCCCCGCCGACCAGGTCTTCCTGGACCTGGAGGACGCGTGCGCACCGCTCGCCAAGCCGGAGGCGCGGCACACCATCGTCAAGTTCCTCAACGAGGGCGACTGGACGGGCAAGACCAGGGTGGTCCGGGTCAACGACTGGACGACCGAGTGGACGTACCGGGACGTCGTGACCGTGGTCGAGGGCGCGGGGCCGAACCTCGACTGCATCATGCTGCCGAAGGTGCAGAGCGCCGAGCAGATCGTCGCCCTGGACCTGCTGCTTACGCAGATCGAGAAGACCATGGGCTTCGAGGTCGGCCGGATCGGCATCGAGGCGCAGATCGAGAACGCCCAGGGCCTCAACAACGTCAACGCCATCGCGCAGGCGTCCCCGCGCATCGAGACGATCATCTTCGGCCCGGCCGACTTCATGGCGTCGATCAACATGAAGTCGCTGGTCGTGGGCGAGCAGCCGCCCGGCTACCCGGCGGACGCCTACCACTACATCCTGATGAAGATCCTGATGGCCGCCCGCGCCAACAACCTCCAGGCGATCGACGGTCCCTACCTCCAGATCCGCAACGTCGACGGCTTCCGTGAGGTCGCCGGCCGCGCCGCCGCCCTCGGCTTCGACGGCAAGTGGGTGCTCCACCCGGGTCAGGTGGACGCCGCCAACGAGGTGTTCTCGCCGTCCCAGGAGGACTACGACCACGCCGAGCTGATCCTGGACGCGTACGAGTACTACACGTCGGAGGCGGGCGGCAAGAAGGGCTCCGCGATGCTCGGCGACGAGATGATCGACGAGGCCAGCCGCAAGATGGCGCTGGTCGTCGCGGGCAAGGGACGCGCCGCCGGCATGCAGCGCACCAGCAAGTTCGACATCCCGGAGGCGTGA